A stretch of the Enterobacter mori genome encodes the following:
- a CDS encoding ABC transporter substrate-binding protein, translated as MAAKMKGFNKRTLVLGLLAAGSLLSAQAQADQLADIKAAGVVKVATFDANPPFGSIDAKTHEIVGYDVDFAKALAKSLGVKLELVATNPANRIPLLQSGKADLIVADITITPERAQVIDFSTPYFVTGQQFLVPAKSPDQLDEYSRARIGAVKGTTGEQALHQRFPQSRVLSYDDIPLALTALRNGNVQAITQDSTILAGLLAQAPDKANFKILPDLLSKEEIGVGVKKGETALLKAVNDELVNLEENGQAAKIYDVWFGPNTPAPQPRAFKIEAQ; from the coding sequence ATGGCAGCAAAAATGAAAGGGTTTAACAAACGGACACTGGTTCTGGGGTTACTGGCAGCCGGGAGCCTGCTTTCAGCGCAGGCACAGGCCGATCAGCTGGCGGATATTAAGGCCGCAGGGGTGGTGAAAGTCGCCACCTTTGACGCCAACCCGCCGTTTGGCTCGATTGATGCAAAGACGCACGAAATCGTGGGTTACGACGTGGACTTTGCCAAAGCCCTGGCAAAATCACTCGGCGTGAAGCTTGAACTGGTTGCCACCAATCCGGCGAACCGAATTCCGCTGCTGCAGTCCGGTAAAGCAGATCTGATCGTGGCGGATATCACTATCACCCCGGAACGCGCACAGGTGATTGATTTCTCCACCCCCTATTTCGTGACCGGACAACAGTTCCTGGTGCCCGCTAAATCACCCGATCAGCTGGATGAATACAGCCGGGCACGCATTGGTGCGGTGAAAGGGACAACGGGCGAGCAGGCGCTGCACCAGCGTTTCCCGCAGTCTCGCGTGCTCTCTTATGATGACATTCCTCTGGCGCTGACGGCGCTGCGCAACGGCAACGTGCAGGCCATCACCCAGGACAGCACGATTCTTGCAGGCCTGCTGGCACAGGCCCCGGATAAAGCGAACTTTAAAATCCTGCCCGATTTGCTCAGCAAGGAAGAGATTGGCGTTGGGGTGAAAAAAGGCGAAACGGCGCTGCTGAAAGCCGTAAACGATGAGCTGGTTAATCTCGAGGAAAACGGTCAGGCAGCAAAAATTTACGATGTCTGGTTTGGCCCAAACACGCCTGCTCCACAGCCTCGCGCCTTTAAAATAGAAGCCCAGTAA
- a CDS encoding amino acid ABC transporter ATP-binding protein, whose amino-acid sequence MLSGLFSHSAAGAADFSHLEQASVEFRDVVKRYGDHEVLKGINLSISPGEVVAILGPSGSGKSTLIRLINQLETLSDGDILIDDKPTARLAAAALRQLRSRVGFVFQQFNLYAHLTASQNITLALEHVHGWKPQPAQERALALLEKVGMREKAHHFPAQLSGGQQQRVAIARALASSPQIILFDEPTSALDPEMIGEVLYVMKALAHSGITMIVVTHEMQFAREIADRIVFIDGGQILETAPPAQFFSQPSHPRAKRFLQKVLDPLHQEPL is encoded by the coding sequence ATGCTCTCAGGTTTATTTTCACACTCCGCGGCCGGTGCCGCGGATTTTTCACATCTGGAACAGGCCAGCGTCGAGTTTCGTGACGTCGTTAAACGCTACGGCGACCACGAGGTATTAAAAGGCATTAACCTCAGCATCTCTCCGGGTGAAGTGGTGGCGATCCTCGGTCCATCCGGTTCAGGGAAATCGACGTTGATCCGTCTTATCAACCAGCTTGAAACCCTCAGTGACGGCGATATTCTGATTGATGACAAACCCACCGCCCGGCTTGCCGCTGCGGCCCTGCGCCAGTTACGCAGCCGCGTCGGTTTTGTGTTCCAGCAATTTAACCTTTACGCCCACCTCACCGCCAGCCAGAACATCACCCTGGCGCTGGAGCATGTGCACGGCTGGAAGCCGCAGCCTGCCCAGGAGCGCGCGCTGGCGCTACTGGAAAAGGTCGGGATGCGGGAAAAAGCCCATCATTTTCCTGCGCAGCTTTCCGGCGGCCAGCAGCAGCGCGTGGCGATTGCTCGCGCGCTGGCCTCGTCGCCGCAAATCATTTTGTTCGATGAACCCACCTCCGCGCTGGATCCGGAGATGATTGGCGAAGTGTTATACGTGATGAAAGCCCTCGCCCACAGTGGGATCACCATGATTGTGGTAACGCACGAGATGCAGTTTGCCCGGGAGATTGCTGACCGGATCGTCTTTATCGACGGCGGGCAAATTCTCGAAACCGCCCCGCCTGCGCAATTTTTCAGCCAGCCGTCGCATCCGCGCGCCAAGCGGTTCCTGCAAAAAGTGCTCGACCCGCTTCACCAGGAGCCGCTGTAA
- the fumD gene encoding fumarate hydratase FumD: protein MGNVTKDEALYQEMCRVVGKVVLEMRDLGQEPKHIVIAGVLRTALANQRVKRSELTTEAMETVVKALAG, encoded by the coding sequence ATGGGCAATGTGACCAAAGACGAAGCGCTGTACCAGGAGATGTGTCGGGTGGTGGGCAAGGTCGTTCTCGAAATGCGTGATTTAGGACAGGAGCCAAAGCATATTGTCATTGCCGGTGTGCTGCGAACCGCGCTGGCGAACCAGCGCGTCAAACGCAGTGAATTGACAACCGAAGCGATGGAAACGGTGGTTAAAGCGCTGGCCGGGTAA
- a CDS encoding amino acid ABC transporter permease, which translates to MPALDWQGVLTGQPLQWILSGFLTTLWVTLAGVVLATLLALFFLLLRLSAGGFGHAVVSGWVSLFRNTPLLVQLLFWYFAAWNGLPLGFRDVVNADHAWSILPGDVWWFTPEFLCSAWGLGVFTSAFLIEEIESGLRSVPNGQREAALAQGFSAWRLFRYILLPQGLANAWQPVVGQYLNLMKLSSLASGIGFAELTYQVRQIESYNAHALEAFTVGTALYLLTGVLMGMLLTRLGPRAGRTPHDCRI; encoded by the coding sequence ATGCCCGCGCTCGACTGGCAGGGAGTGCTGACCGGACAGCCCCTGCAGTGGATATTATCCGGTTTTCTCACCACGCTGTGGGTCACGCTCGCGGGCGTGGTACTTGCCACCCTGCTTGCGTTGTTTTTTTTGCTGCTTCGCCTCTCCGCAGGAGGGTTCGGTCATGCCGTCGTCAGCGGCTGGGTCTCGCTGTTTCGCAACACGCCGCTGCTGGTGCAGCTTCTGTTCTGGTACTTCGCCGCATGGAACGGGCTACCGCTCGGGTTTCGGGACGTCGTGAATGCCGATCACGCCTGGTCGATTTTGCCCGGCGACGTCTGGTGGTTCACTCCTGAGTTTTTATGTTCTGCCTGGGGGTTGGGGGTGTTCACTTCGGCCTTTTTGATTGAGGAGATTGAGTCCGGGCTGCGTTCCGTCCCCAACGGACAGCGGGAGGCGGCGCTGGCGCAGGGGTTTTCTGCCTGGCGGTTATTTCGCTATATTCTGCTGCCGCAAGGACTGGCGAATGCCTGGCAACCTGTCGTCGGTCAGTATCTCAACCTGATGAAGCTCTCCTCTCTCGCCAGCGGCATTGGCTTTGCCGAACTCACCTATCAGGTGCGGCAGATCGAAAGCTACAACGCGCACGCGCTGGAGGCTTTTACCGTGGGAACCGCACTGTATCTGCTTACCGGCGTGCTTATGGGTATGCTACTGACGCGACTCGGCCCCCGCGCAGGGAGGACTCCGCATGATTGCCGGATTTAA
- a CDS encoding sensor histidine kinase, translating into MKNTLFTRAIIVWITVCFVSSILLYAEQIRRQFWERDREYSTLFSEISAVLTQNESVLPLLSGNEDITALNKKFPHLLALEKTTGRALDAVRVEPASDQQYWLYNPWRQIRVRVDLAPLLNTHHAFERIEVYYSKRSEPHTSDAFWHWARPFPQVTQPFVLSADAQPDWLGIQWFIFLAVFLGWGMVIAVGSVVLWQRKARRDAEQRALYYQHARLNTLGEITAGIVHEINQPLTAVQSWIQGAQRQQKLDNPQAVSQALAAALVQTQRISALLTRFREHVVQEKVTLRETDLAQCWQQVVNLLEHERRAEHIIVIHAFTPEATTVLADRLWLEQVLHNLLSNAIQAQQANAQGWVRIESRKDANGIQVIVTDGGPGFSPEALENAFMPFYSGREEGIGLGMTLTESLMTRMNGSITLGNSPEGGARIVLQLANGKETTHG; encoded by the coding sequence ATGAAAAACACACTGTTCACGCGCGCCATCATTGTTTGGATCACCGTCTGCTTTGTCAGCAGTATCCTGCTCTATGCCGAACAAATCCGCCGTCAGTTCTGGGAGCGCGACCGGGAGTATTCGACGCTCTTTTCTGAGATTAGCGCAGTCCTTACGCAGAACGAGTCTGTATTGCCTCTACTGAGCGGTAATGAAGATATCACGGCACTGAATAAAAAATTCCCCCATCTTCTTGCGCTGGAAAAAACAACCGGACGCGCGCTGGACGCTGTCCGCGTTGAGCCCGCCAGCGATCAACAATACTGGCTCTACAATCCCTGGCGACAAATCCGTGTACGGGTTGATCTTGCCCCGCTACTCAATACGCATCATGCCTTTGAGCGCATCGAAGTCTATTATTCGAAGCGTAGCGAACCACACACTTCAGATGCCTTCTGGCACTGGGCACGCCCCTTCCCACAGGTAACGCAACCCTTCGTGCTTTCAGCCGATGCTCAGCCGGACTGGCTCGGTATTCAGTGGTTTATTTTCCTGGCAGTGTTTCTTGGATGGGGTATGGTCATTGCGGTGGGCAGCGTGGTGCTCTGGCAGCGCAAGGCGAGACGAGATGCAGAGCAGCGCGCCTTGTATTACCAGCATGCCCGACTCAACACGCTGGGGGAGATCACGGCGGGTATAGTCCATGAGATCAACCAGCCGCTCACTGCCGTGCAGAGCTGGATCCAGGGCGCGCAGCGACAGCAAAAGCTGGACAATCCACAGGCAGTGTCCCAGGCACTGGCAGCAGCGCTGGTGCAAACACAGCGTATCAGCGCCCTGTTAACCCGTTTTCGTGAACACGTGGTGCAGGAGAAAGTGACGCTGCGCGAAACCGACCTGGCGCAATGCTGGCAGCAGGTTGTGAATTTACTGGAGCACGAGAGACGCGCTGAACATATCATCGTCATCCATGCGTTTACACCGGAGGCAACGACGGTCCTGGCTGACAGACTCTGGCTTGAGCAGGTACTGCACAATCTGCTTAGCAATGCGATTCAGGCTCAACAGGCGAACGCGCAGGGCTGGGTGCGGATCGAAAGCCGGAAAGACGCAAATGGCATTCAGGTCATCGTGACGGATGGCGGCCCCGGTTTTAGCCCGGAGGCGCTAGAGAATGCCTTTATGCCGTTTTACAGCGGCAGAGAAGAGGGAATTGGCCTGGGGATGACCTTAACGGAGTCACTGATGACGCGCATGAACGGATCGATTACGCTGGGTAATTCGCCGGAAGGGGGCGCGCGGATCGTCCTGCAACTGGCTAATGGAAAGGAGACGACGCATGGATAA
- a CDS encoding methionine ABC transporter ATP-binding protein, translating to MIVLSNISKVFDNGKVALTAVDNVNLTIAQGQIYGIIGYSGAGKSTLIRLLNGLEKPSTGSVTINGQNISAAKGEALRQARLKISMVFQHFNLLWSRTVNENIAFSMQIAGVPKANIKARVAELVDLVGLKGRENAYPSQLSGGQKQRVGIARALANNPDVLLCDEATSALDPQTTDQILDLLLDINRRFKLTIVLITHEMHVVRKICDRVAVMENGKVVEEGDVLSVFTHPQQPITQQFVRQVSQYAEEETFNAELANELEGTVIKLTFTGHSTHKPVVGELTLRYGLPFNILHGKMTQTAHGVFGQLWVHVVASDEQLNNILADLQHSDIEGEVIKHG from the coding sequence ATGATTGTACTGAGCAATATTTCGAAGGTTTTCGACAACGGAAAGGTGGCACTGACAGCCGTTGATAATGTCAATTTGACGATAGCACAGGGACAGATTTACGGGATTATTGGGTACAGCGGTGCCGGGAAAAGTACGCTTATCCGCCTGCTGAACGGTCTGGAAAAACCCAGTACCGGCAGCGTAACCATCAACGGGCAGAATATTTCTGCCGCTAAGGGCGAAGCCTTACGTCAGGCGCGTCTGAAGATCAGCATGGTGTTCCAGCATTTCAACCTGCTCTGGTCGCGAACGGTTAACGAGAACATCGCCTTCTCGATGCAAATCGCAGGCGTGCCTAAAGCCAATATCAAGGCGCGCGTTGCTGAGCTGGTGGATCTGGTCGGCCTGAAAGGGCGCGAGAATGCGTACCCGTCCCAGCTGAGCGGCGGGCAAAAACAGCGCGTGGGCATTGCGCGCGCGCTGGCCAATAACCCGGACGTGCTGCTCTGCGACGAAGCCACGTCGGCTCTTGACCCACAGACCACCGATCAGATCCTCGATCTGCTGCTGGATATTAACCGTCGTTTCAAACTCACCATCGTGCTGATCACCCACGAGATGCACGTGGTGCGCAAAATCTGCGACCGCGTGGCGGTGATGGAAAATGGCAAAGTGGTGGAAGAGGGCGACGTCCTGAGCGTTTTCACCCATCCGCAACAGCCAATCACGCAACAGTTTGTTCGTCAGGTGAGCCAGTACGCCGAGGAAGAGACCTTCAATGCTGAGCTGGCAAATGAACTGGAAGGCACGGTTATCAAGCTGACCTTTACCGGACACAGCACGCATAAGCCTGTCGTCGGTGAATTAACGCTGCGTTATGGCCTGCCGTTTAACATTCTGCACGGAAAAATGACGCAAACCGCCCACGGTGTTTTCGGGCAACTCTGGGTGCACGTGGTGGCATCTGATGAACAACTTAACAATATCCTCGCCGACCTGCAGCACAGCGATATTGAAGGCGAGGTGATTAAACATGGCTGA
- a CDS encoding amino acid ABC transporter permease, giving the protein MIAGFNVIADNLDYLLWGRAAAGEPGGVLLSLLMAAGAAILALPCGIALACAAWRYPGLGRKALFLWAELIRGIPLIFVIFWMWYLLPLITGGDLPGALTVTLALAWFTAASVMHSVLAGLNALPAGQYEAALTQGFSTQQTLGRVLLPQVMRNILPSLVGIFISLLKDTSLAFIVNVPELTTVAGQVNNRVQIYPAAIFIFTGVVYYLLCCSLEQLAKRWRITRPAL; this is encoded by the coding sequence ATGATTGCCGGATTTAACGTGATTGCTGATAACCTGGATTATCTGCTGTGGGGACGGGCAGCTGCGGGTGAACCCGGCGGCGTGTTGCTCTCACTGCTGATGGCCGCGGGTGCCGCCATACTTGCTCTGCCCTGCGGTATTGCGCTGGCGTGCGCCGCGTGGCGCTATCCCGGGCTTGGGCGTAAGGCGCTGTTTCTGTGGGCAGAGTTGATACGCGGCATTCCGCTCATCTTTGTGATTTTCTGGATGTGGTATCTGCTGCCGCTGATTACCGGCGGCGATCTGCCTGGCGCCCTCACCGTGACGCTGGCGCTGGCCTGGTTCACGGCGGCATCGGTCATGCATTCGGTACTCGCCGGGCTAAACGCGTTGCCCGCCGGGCAATATGAAGCGGCACTGACTCAGGGATTCAGCACGCAGCAAACCCTGGGGCGCGTGCTGCTCCCGCAGGTGATGCGCAATATTCTGCCGTCTCTGGTGGGGATATTTATCAGCCTGCTGAAGGATACGTCGCTGGCGTTTATTGTGAACGTACCTGAACTGACCACCGTGGCGGGCCAGGTGAACAACCGGGTGCAAATCTACCCGGCGGCCATCTTTATCTTTACGGGAGTGGTTTACTACCTGCTGTGCTGCTCTCTTGAGCAACTTGCGAAGCGCTGGCGTATTACCCGGCCAGCGCTTTAA
- a CDS encoding MetQ/NlpA family ABC transporter substrate-binding protein translates to MKKTLTLIAAATLSALSFASWADTLTVGASNTPHAEILEQAKPILAKQGIDLEIKPFQDYILPNTALAGRDIDANYFQHIPYLNSVLKDHAGDKDYDFVSAGAIHIEPIGIYSKKYKSLKDLPEGGKIIMRDAVSEEGRILSIFEKEGVIKLKPGIDKVTARISDIVENPKKLQFTPNVEASLLPQMYNNDEGAAVVINANYAIDAGLDPVHDPIAVESGENNPYANIITVHRGDEKKKDIVALVNVLHSKEIQDWIRTKYKGAVIPVNN, encoded by the coding sequence ATGAAAAAGACACTGACACTGATCGCCGCAGCAACCCTGAGCGCCCTGAGCTTCGCCTCCTGGGCTGACACGCTGACCGTAGGCGCGTCCAACACGCCGCACGCCGAAATTCTGGAGCAGGCAAAGCCGATTCTGGCGAAGCAGGGTATCGACCTGGAGATTAAACCGTTCCAGGACTACATTCTGCCGAACACCGCGCTGGCGGGACGTGACATCGATGCGAACTATTTCCAGCACATTCCTTACCTGAACAGCGTGCTGAAAGATCATGCGGGCGATAAGGACTACGATTTTGTCAGTGCGGGCGCGATCCACATTGAGCCAATCGGCATCTACTCTAAAAAATACAAGTCTCTGAAAGACCTGCCGGAAGGCGGCAAGATCATCATGCGTGACGCGGTTTCCGAAGAGGGCCGCATTCTCTCTATCTTCGAGAAAGAGGGCGTGATCAAGCTGAAGCCGGGCATTGATAAAGTGACCGCGCGCATCAGCGATATCGTCGAAAACCCGAAAAAGCTGCAGTTCACGCCTAACGTTGAAGCTTCTCTGCTGCCGCAGATGTACAACAACGACGAAGGCGCTGCGGTGGTGATCAACGCCAACTACGCGATTGATGCAGGTCTGGACCCGGTTCACGATCCGATTGCGGTAGAGAGTGGTGAAAATAACCCGTACGCCAACATCATTACCGTACACCGTGGTGATGAGAAGAAAAAAGATATCGTTGCGCTGGTGAACGTCCTGCACTCCAAAGAGATTCAGGACTGGATCCGCACCAAATATAAAGGCGCGGTCATTCCTGTAAACAACTAA
- a CDS encoding trans-sulfuration enzyme family protein, giving the protein MKNLATLSVHSGEFNDQHGAVMPPIYATSTFAQPSPGEHTGYEYSRSGNPTRHALETAIAELEGGSRGYAFASGLAAISTVLELLDKDSHIVAIDDVYGGTYRLIENVRKRSTGLQVSWVKPDDLAGLEAAIRPETRMVWVETPTNPLLKLADLAAIAQIARRHNVISVADNTFASPVIHRPLESGFDIVVHSATKYLNGHSDVVAGLAIVGDNKELADKLGYLQNAVGGVLDPFSSFLTLRGIRTLALRVEKHSTNALAIAQWLEQHPLVEKVFYPGLESHPQYSLARTQMALPGGMISVVVKGDAQRATEVIRNLKLFTLAESLGGVESLVSQPYSMTHASIPLEQRLANGIVPQLIRLSVGIEDQKDLIADLSQALQK; this is encoded by the coding sequence ATGAAAAACCTGGCTACCCTGAGCGTACACAGCGGCGAGTTCAACGACCAGCATGGCGCGGTGATGCCACCGATTTACGCCACCTCGACGTTTGCGCAACCGTCACCCGGCGAGCATACCGGCTATGAGTATTCGCGCAGCGGCAACCCCACTCGCCACGCGCTGGAAACCGCCATCGCCGAACTGGAAGGCGGCTCGCGCGGCTACGCGTTTGCCTCCGGTCTGGCGGCCATCTCCACGGTGCTCGAACTGCTCGATAAAGACAGCCATATTGTCGCCATTGATGACGTTTACGGCGGGACGTATCGCCTGATTGAAAACGTGCGCAAGCGCAGCACCGGCCTGCAGGTCAGCTGGGTTAAACCGGACGACTTAGCCGGGCTTGAGGCCGCCATTCGCCCGGAAACCCGCATGGTATGGGTCGAAACGCCAACCAACCCGCTGCTGAAGCTGGCAGATCTGGCGGCCATTGCGCAAATTGCCCGACGTCATAACGTCATCAGCGTGGCGGATAACACCTTCGCGTCGCCGGTGATCCACCGTCCGCTGGAATCAGGTTTCGATATCGTGGTGCACTCCGCCACCAAATACCTGAACGGCCACTCTGACGTGGTGGCCGGGCTGGCGATTGTCGGGGACAACAAGGAACTGGCGGATAAGCTGGGTTATCTGCAAAACGCGGTGGGCGGCGTACTGGATCCGTTTAGCAGCTTCCTGACCCTGCGCGGTATCCGCACCCTTGCGCTGCGCGTCGAAAAGCACAGCACCAACGCGCTGGCGATTGCGCAATGGCTGGAGCAGCATCCTCTGGTGGAAAAAGTTTTCTATCCGGGCCTGGAGTCGCATCCGCAATATTCGCTTGCCCGCACGCAGATGGCGCTGCCCGGTGGGATGATTTCTGTCGTGGTGAAAGGCGATGCGCAACGCGCCACCGAGGTGATCCGCAACCTGAAGCTGTTCACCCTCGCGGAAAGCCTGGGTGGCGTGGAGAGTCTGGTGAGCCAGCCCTACAGCATGACCCACGCGTCAATTCCGCTGGAACAACGCCTGGCAAACGGCATTGTGCCGCAGCTGATCCGCCTGTCAGTAGGGATTGAAGATCAGAAAGACCTCATTGCCGACCTCAGCCAGGCGCTGCAAAAATAA
- a CDS encoding methionine ABC transporter permease gives MAEDLFPHLKWDQLWAATQETLYMTALSGVATFVLGLVLGLALFLTARGGLFHNRTVYSVISIVVNVFRSIPFIILIVLLIPFTKTIVGTILGANAALPALIVGAAPFYARLVEIALREVDKGVIEATRSMGARLSTLVFRVLLPESSPALVSGITVTLIALVSYSAMAGVIGAGGLGNLAYLEGFQRNHGDVTLVATVTILIIVFIIQFCGDVITSLLDKR, from the coding sequence ATGGCTGAGGATCTCTTTCCGCATCTGAAGTGGGACCAGCTGTGGGCAGCAACCCAGGAGACGCTGTACATGACCGCACTCTCCGGCGTGGCGACCTTTGTTCTGGGGCTCGTGCTCGGTCTGGCGCTGTTTTTAACCGCGCGCGGCGGTCTGTTCCATAACCGAACGGTCTACAGCGTGATTTCGATTGTGGTGAACGTGTTCCGCTCTATTCCGTTCATCATCCTGATTGTATTGCTGATCCCGTTCACGAAAACCATCGTGGGGACCATCCTTGGCGCCAACGCGGCACTCCCGGCGCTGATTGTGGGTGCAGCACCGTTCTACGCTCGCCTGGTGGAAATCGCCCTGCGTGAAGTGGATAAAGGCGTTATAGAAGCAACGCGCTCGATGGGCGCACGACTGAGCACGTTAGTGTTTCGGGTTTTACTGCCGGAATCATCACCTGCACTGGTTTCAGGTATTACGGTGACGCTGATTGCGCTGGTGAGCTACAGCGCAATGGCGGGGGTGATTGGCGCAGGCGGTTTGGGAAATCTGGCTTATCTGGAAGGATTCCAGCGCAACCATGGTGACGTCACGCTGGTGGCAACGGTGACCATTTTAATCATCGTTTTCATTATCCAGTTCTGCGGCGATGTCATTACTTCACTGTTAGACAAAAGATAA
- the ynhH gene encoding protein YnhH, translated as MNLHRLFLKRCFHFPFILKSAYNARQIPGEWFQRLEYKKQRTTSPLLRWADTQAHFLLHAHLMSPILSACHILFCNTGLTPRRCAPGARFPYPSQLKD; from the coding sequence GTGAATCTGCACAGATTATTTTTGAAACGCTGTTTCCATTTTCCTTTTATCTTAAAATCAGCGTATAATGCGCGCCAAATCCCTGGTGAATGGTTTCAGCGCTTGGAATACAAAAAACAACGTACAACTTCTCCTCTCCTTCGTTGGGCTGACACTCAGGCACACTTTCTTCTGCACGCTCATTTGATGTCTCCTATCCTTAGTGCGTGTCATATACTCTTTTGCAACACAGGTTTGACTCCGCGGCGGTGCGCCCCCGGAGCGAGATTTCCATATCCTTCCCAACTTAAAGACTAA
- a CDS encoding pyridoxal-phosphate dependent enzyme: MTIYHSVTELIGRTPLIQLHKLDTGPCSLFLKLENQNPGGSIKDRVALSMINEAERTGQLQPGGTIIEATAGNTGLGLALIAAQKGYSLILVVPDKMSREKIFHLRALGAQVVLTRSDVNKGHPAYYQDYAQRLANELPGAFYIDQFNNEANPLAHRTTTAPELFEQLDGRIDAIVVGVGSGGTLGGLQAWFAEHSPHTEFVLADPAGSVLADQVETGRYHDAGSWLVEGIGEDFIPPLAHIEGVNRAWRITDREAFTTARELLKTEGILAGSSSGTLLAAALKYCQAQTTPKRVVTFACDSGNKYLSKMFNDDWMRQQGLITRPQAGDLSDYIALRHDEGATVTAAPDDTLSTVLARMRLYDISQLPVLENGKVVGIIDEWDLLRHISGDGDRFALPVTAAMTRQVEFLDKHAPESALNAIFDRGLVAVINDNDRFLGLITRSDVLTAWRNRLQQ; the protein is encoded by the coding sequence ATGACGATTTATCACTCCGTCACTGAACTGATTGGTCGTACCCCGCTTATCCAGCTGCATAAGCTTGATACCGGTCCCTGCTCGCTGTTCCTGAAGCTGGAAAACCAGAATCCGGGCGGTTCTATTAAGGATCGCGTCGCGCTGTCGATGATCAATGAAGCGGAGCGTACCGGCCAGCTGCAGCCGGGTGGCACGATTATTGAAGCGACGGCGGGCAATACCGGACTCGGCCTGGCCCTGATCGCCGCGCAGAAAGGCTACTCGCTCATTCTGGTGGTGCCGGACAAAATGAGCCGCGAGAAGATTTTCCACCTGCGCGCGCTGGGGGCTCAGGTGGTGCTGACCCGCTCCGACGTCAACAAGGGCCACCCCGCCTATTACCAGGATTACGCCCAGCGTTTGGCCAACGAGCTGCCCGGCGCGTTTTACATCGACCAGTTCAATAACGAAGCCAACCCGCTGGCGCACCGCACCACTACGGCGCCGGAACTGTTTGAGCAGCTTGATGGGCGCATCGACGCCATTGTGGTCGGCGTGGGCTCTGGCGGTACGCTGGGGGGGTTGCAGGCGTGGTTTGCTGAACATTCCCCACATACGGAGTTTGTTCTGGCAGACCCGGCCGGATCGGTTCTGGCCGACCAGGTGGAAACCGGACGCTACCACGATGCAGGCTCATGGCTGGTTGAAGGGATTGGCGAAGACTTTATTCCGCCGCTGGCCCACATCGAAGGGGTGAATCGCGCCTGGCGCATTACCGACCGCGAAGCCTTTACCACCGCGCGCGAGTTGCTGAAAACGGAAGGCATTCTGGCGGGCTCCTCCAGCGGCACGCTGCTGGCGGCCGCGCTGAAATATTGCCAGGCGCAGACCACGCCGAAACGCGTGGTCACCTTTGCCTGCGACAGCGGCAATAAGTACCTCTCGAAGATGTTCAACGACGACTGGATGCGTCAGCAGGGGCTCATCACGCGCCCTCAGGCCGGCGATCTCTCCGACTATATCGCCCTGCGTCACGATGAAGGTGCCACCGTCACCGCCGCCCCGGACGACACGCTTTCCACCGTACTGGCGCGCATGCGTCTGTATGACATCTCCCAGCTTCCGGTGCTGGAGAACGGCAAAGTCGTGGGCATCATCGACGAGTGGGATCTGCTACGGCATATCAGCGGCGATGGCGATCGCTTCGCCCTTCCGGTGACTGCAGCCATGACGCGTCAGGTGGAGTTCCTCGATAAACACGCCCCTGAGAGCGCCCTGAACGCTATTTTCGACCGTGGCCTGGTGGCCGTTATTAATGACAACGACCGTTTTTTGGGTCTGATCACGCGCAGCGACGTCCTGACCGCCTGGCGCAACCGTCTTCAGCAATAA